Proteins encoded by one window of Nitrospirota bacterium:
- a CDS encoding glutamate-5-semialdehyde dehydrogenase has protein sequence MDIKNYIDEKGKKAREGSRSLATLSTAVKNSALMCMADAIEAGADRLKRENQKDIKAGGEKSLSAALIDRLTLNDKRISEMAQGLREVAALPDPVGEVTRMWRRPNGMQVGKVRVPIGVIGIIYESRPNVTADSAGLCIKSGNSVFLRGGSEAIHSNKAIAETLIDAGLKAGLPEGAITLVDIVEREAVMAMLKLDNYIDLIIPRGGEELIRTVSANSTIPVIKHYKGICHTYVDDDADVRMAQDICFNAKVQRPGTCNAMETMLIHKGIAGKVLPDLIERLRKAGVELRGCSRMRLIDSTIRLAEDEDWSTEYLALILNIKVVDDMAEALRHIETYGSQHSEAIVTNNHKKAMQFLSEVDAAAVFVNASTRLHDGGQFGLGAEIGISTTRIHARGPMGLEELTSMKFIVFGDGQVRE, from the coding sequence ATGGATATCAAAAACTACATTGATGAGAAGGGAAAGAAGGCAAGGGAAGGGTCCCGAAGTCTCGCAACCCTGTCTACTGCTGTAAAAAACAGCGCCCTCATGTGCATGGCTGATGCTATTGAAGCAGGGGCAGACAGGCTTAAGCGTGAAAACCAGAAAGATATCAAGGCGGGAGGGGAGAAATCGCTTTCCGCGGCGCTGATAGACAGGTTAACGCTTAATGACAAGAGGATCAGTGAGATGGCTCAGGGATTGAGGGAGGTAGCTGCATTACCTGATCCTGTCGGTGAAGTAACACGTATGTGGAGACGTCCAAATGGTATGCAGGTGGGAAAGGTACGGGTACCCATTGGTGTTATAGGGATTATTTATGAGTCAAGACCCAATGTTACGGCTGACTCGGCCGGTCTCTGTATAAAGTCAGGGAACAGTGTTTTCTTGCGGGGAGGGTCCGAGGCTATTCACTCAAATAAGGCGATTGCTGAGACATTGATTGACGCCGGGTTGAAGGCAGGGCTTCCGGAGGGCGCCATTACACTGGTAGATATAGTTGAGAGAGAGGCTGTTATGGCCATGCTCAAGCTCGATAATTATATTGACCTGATAATTCCACGGGGCGGTGAAGAGCTTATCAGGACGGTGTCAGCAAATTCCACAATTCCTGTAATAAAACATTACAAGGGGATCTGTCATACATATGTTGATGACGATGCGGATGTAAGAATGGCCCAGGATATTTGTTTTAATGCGAAAGTTCAACGTCCCGGGACCTGTAATGCGATGGAAACCATGCTGATTCATAAGGGGATAGCAGGCAAAGTTCTTCCAGACCTGATTGAAAGACTACGTAAGGCAGGTGTTGAACTCCGGGGATGTTCACGGATGCGTCTCATTGATTCGACGATAAGGTTAGCTGAAGATGAAGACTGGAGTACAGAATATTTAGCCCTCATCCTGAATATAAAGGTCGTTGATGATATGGCTGAGGCATTGCGGCATATTGAGACATATGGATCTCAGCACTCGGAGGCGATCGTTACGAATAACCATAAAAAGGCGATGCAATTTCTCAGTGAGGTAGATGCAGCTGCAGTGTTTGTGAACGCATCCACAAGACTCCACGATGGAGGACAGTTCGGCCTGGGCGCCGAAATCGGAATAAGCACAACCCGCATACATGCAAGAGGGCCCATGGGGCTTGAAGAGCTTACTTCGATGAAGTTCATAGTATTTGGAGATGGTCAAGTGCGTGAATGA
- a CDS encoding nicotinate-nucleotide adenylyltransferase → MQRIGLFGGTFNPIHTGHLLIASELRERFSLDSVIFIPAGIPPHKKKKEVINPFHRLRMVELAVAPYKYFTVSSIEVYRHGPSYSIDTVRALQNETGDSAELFFITGIDAFLEISTWKHADRLLGLCNFIVIQRPGYRFDELKGIGLPALLGVSSSELESLDRGEISRLSITMTAKSSLYLERITPCDISSTELRRLIHDGKEVKNLLPEKVMSYIIDQGLYLA, encoded by the coding sequence TTGCAGCGTATCGGACTTTTTGGCGGCACATTTAATCCAATCCACACAGGTCATCTCCTCATAGCAAGTGAGTTAAGAGAGCGCTTCTCTCTTGATTCCGTAATCTTTATCCCTGCCGGTATCCCTCCTCATAAGAAAAAAAAAGAAGTTATAAATCCTTTTCACAGATTGCGTATGGTTGAGCTGGCTGTAGCTCCATATAAATACTTCACCGTGTCATCAATAGAAGTATACAGGCATGGGCCTTCTTATTCTATTGATACTGTACGGGCTTTACAAAATGAGACAGGCGATTCAGCAGAACTATTCTTTATAACCGGTATTGATGCCTTTCTCGAGATAAGTACCTGGAAACATGCGGACAGGCTTCTGGGGTTATGTAATTTTATCGTGATCCAAAGACCAGGTTACAGGTTTGATGAACTTAAGGGTATTGGATTACCTGCTTTACTGGGCGTGTCTTCATCTGAACTTGAGAGTCTCGACAGAGGAGAGATTTCCAGATTGTCAATTACCATGACAGCAAAATCTTCTCTTTACCTTGAACGTATAACACCATGTGACATTTCCTCTACAGAGCTCAGGAGGCTTATCCATGATGGCAAAGAGGTTAAAAATCTATTGCCTGAAAAAGTAATGTCATATATAATTGATCAGGGATTATACTTGGCATAA
- the rsfS gene encoding ribosome silencing factor yields the protein MLIGKKKAILAARCLDEKKASDIVVLEVTALSSIADYFVIATAESKRQIKTCAEYIDEALSLKGIQSLRREGMTNLEWVLIDYGDIMVHIFDKESRLHYGLERLWGDAPNIEFKVKPRTRVKSAVSKETAEGKN from the coding sequence TTGCTGATTGGCAAAAAAAAGGCAATCCTTGCAGCCAGATGTCTCGATGAGAAGAAGGCATCAGACATCGTTGTTCTCGAAGTGACTGCCTTGAGTTCCATAGCTGACTACTTTGTAATAGCGACCGCTGAATCAAAAAGACAAATTAAGACCTGCGCTGAGTACATAGATGAGGCGTTGTCTCTCAAAGGTATACAATCCCTGCGACGCGAGGGGATGACCAATCTTGAATGGGTACTCATTGATTATGGTGATATCATGGTTCACATATTTGACAAGGAATCCCGATTGCATTATGGCCTCGAAAGATTATGGGGTGATGCACCCAACATTGAGTTTAAGGTTAAACCGCGGACAAGAGTAAAGAGCGCTGTGAGTAAAGAAACAGCTGAGGGCAAAAATTAA
- a CDS encoding tetratricopeptide repeat protein — protein MRLIFAIFAIFSIVIVLYFDRFNPETVTINLSSNYSYTISMVGFFLFSFALGSFIVILFTLLRDAKNIFVEWRNRQRQKVEARVQETFAKGLNAYLSGRYDQAISYFRDILKIDSNHFYTLLRIGDAYRQEHNYAEAIKFHKKAAKVDEKSLEARFALANDYLSSASYDEAIAVIQEVIKKDSSNIEALVMLRDTYIKTAKWDGAHELQGRVVKRRRGNIEDQKLLMGLRYEFAKLLFNRGEREKSKKLLKGIIRADKDFIPAYVTLGDILIEDEDGDEAADLWEKGYYMNFSEILLHKLEDFHLQLGEPGKIIWIYKKAISMNPQNPALKFYLGKLYYRLEMIDEAFDILTEVDGMDNTMPDLYKLLGTIYERKEEPGKAAAEYKRALGLRKRVVVPYFCPLCDCHTYDWNGRCPRCGAWNSFTVSPVHLKKESYQTMRNKFGKSRTEPGYNDRIESGRV, from the coding sequence ATGCGGCTTATATTTGCCATATTTGCTATATTTTCCATAGTCATAGTTTTGTATTTTGATCGCTTTAATCCTGAGACCGTTACCATCAATCTCAGCTCAAATTATTCTTATACAATTTCTATGGTTGGTTTCTTTCTGTTTTCTTTTGCCCTTGGAAGCTTTATCGTAATACTCTTTACGCTGCTCAGGGATGCAAAGAATATATTTGTGGAATGGAGAAACAGGCAGAGGCAAAAGGTTGAGGCCCGGGTTCAGGAGACATTTGCAAAGGGATTGAATGCCTACCTGTCAGGCAGATATGACCAGGCCATTTCGTACTTCCGGGATATTCTAAAGATAGACTCTAATCATTTTTACACCCTCCTTAGGATAGGTGACGCATATCGGCAGGAGCACAATTATGCAGAGGCAATAAAGTTTCACAAAAAAGCAGCTAAAGTAGATGAGAAGAGCCTTGAGGCCCGCTTTGCCCTTGCAAATGATTATCTGTCATCTGCCTCATATGATGAGGCAATTGCTGTAATCCAGGAGGTAATAAAAAAAGATTCTTCCAATATAGAGGCACTTGTAATGCTCAGGGATACTTATATAAAAACCGCTAAATGGGACGGCGCACATGAATTGCAGGGGCGGGTAGTTAAGCGCCGGAGGGGCAATATAGAAGACCAGAAACTCCTCATGGGATTGAGATATGAGTTTGCAAAGCTGCTGTTCAACAGGGGAGAGAGAGAAAAGAGTAAGAAGCTGTTAAAGGGCATAATAAGGGCTGATAAAGATTTTATCCCTGCATACGTTACGCTGGGGGACATACTTATAGAAGATGAAGATGGTGATGAGGCGGCTGACCTATGGGAGAAAGGGTATTATATGAATTTCAGCGAAATACTCCTTCACAAGCTGGAAGATTTCCACCTACAGCTCGGTGAGCCTGGAAAAATAATATGGATTTACAAGAAGGCTATATCAATGAACCCTCAGAATCCTGCATTAAAATTCTATTTGGGCAAACTATACTACCGGCTTGAGATGATAGATGAGGCATTTGATATCCTTACAGAAGTTGACGGCATGGATAACACAATGCCTGACCTGTATAAATTATTAGGTACTATCTATGAGAGGAAAGAAGAACCCGGTAAGGCAGCGGCAGAGTATAAGAGGGCACTTGGACTCCGCAAAAGGGTAGTCGTCCCATACTTTTGCCCCCTGTGTGATTGTCACACATATGATTGGAATGGAAGATGTCCCAGATGCGGCGCATGGAACTCCTTTACGGTTTCTCCTGTTCACTTAAAAAAAGAATCATATCAGACAATGAGAAATAAGTTTGGAAAATCCAGGACAGAACCAGGTTATAATGACAGAATTGAATCGGGCAGGGTGTAA